The sequence below is a genomic window from Cobetia sp. cqz5-12.
TGACGGCCCACGGAGTGGTATACCATCGCCGCCAGCGGTATCAGGATCAGGTAGTTGGCATCCGAGGCGATACTGCCGCAGATACCCGCCATGAAGACGCAGAACGTCAGCAGGACCGGTGGCGCTTTCGCGACGCTGACCTGCATGAGCGTGGACATGAGGCCGACCTTGTCAGCCAGGCCTATCCCGAACATGACGACCAGGATGAGCCCCAGGGGCGGGAAGTTGATGAAGTTGCTGACCACGCTGGTCAACATGAACTCCAGACCCTCAGGTGATACCAGGCTACGCACATGTACCACGGCATCGCTTTGCGGATTGACGGCAGACACACCGAGCAGGTCCAGCACCGCCGAGGCGAGGATGATCAGTCCTGCCAGAATCGTGAACAGAATGAAGGGGTGAGGGAGCTTGTTCCCTGTACGTTCGATGGATGCGAGAACGGCTTGCATTGTTGTTGTCCTTATTATGTTGATCTGACTGACTTGTTCAATCGCGCGCCAGCAAGTCCTTGGCCAACGACAGGAAGACTCCGCCCGCGACCGGCAGGATGTCGTCGTTGAAGTCGTAATGCTCGTTGTGCAGGTAGGCACTGTCGCCGTTGCCGACGAAGAAGAAGCACCCGGGGATTTCCCTGAGGTAGAAGGCGAAGTCCTCAGCACCCATGGTGGGCATGTAATCCAGCTTCTTGATGTCATCACTGACCTGATGATGACGAGCGATTTCGAGCACCTTGTCAGACCATTCAGCGTCATTGAGGAGAGGCGGGATCTCGAGCTCATGCGTCATTCGGTAGCTAGCGCCATGCGCGCTGCACACGCCCGAAATGACCTGCTCAAGCTGGCCGGCCAGAGCATCTCGTGACGAAGTACGGTCACTGCGGATGTTGATCAGGATCTCGGCTTCGCTGGGGATGATGTTGGCCGCATCACCGGCATGGAAGGCGGCAATCGTGATGACACCTGCTTCTAGCGGCGATTTGTGACGCGCGACCAGTCCTTGAAGCTGCTGGATGATCGAGGTACCCACATAGATCGCATCCACTGCCAGGTGCGGCATGGCGGCATGCCCGGTTTTCCCTTCGACAGTGACACGGAAGGTGTCGTTACCCCCCATGGCTGGACCGGGTTTGACGAATACCTGGCCGGCCGGGAAGTTCGGACGATTGTGGTAGCCGAATATCGCGGAGACTTTCGGATTCTCCAGCACACCTTCTTCGATCATCCGTGCTGCGCCGTTACCGCCTTCCTCCGCTGGCTGGAAGATCAGCTTCAAATGGCCGGACAGGGTACCGCGCTGCTCCATGATGGCTTCAGCCGCCAAAAGGAGTGTGGCGGTATGGCCATCATGCCCGCAGGCATGCATCAGCCCACGCTTGGTGGAGCAGTGCGAAAAGGTGTTGGCCTCATCAATCGGCAGCGCATCCATGTCGGCGCGAAAGGCGATCACGGGCCCCGGGCGCCCGGTGTCCAGTTCCGCCAAGACACCTGTCTCTGCAATACCCTCTGTGACCTTGTATCCCAGCTCGCGCAATCTCTCGGCGACCACCTTCGCTGTCTGGGTCTCCTCGAACTTCAGCTCGGGATGCTGATGGAAGTGGTGCCTGAGTGATCTGGCCGTCTCTAACTGACTGTCGGTAAACATTGATTGTCCTTGTTCTAGTTTAGGAGCTGCTTGACTACGCTAGAACAAGGCGGGAGCACGGAGGGAGACCAGAGAGCGTCGTGTTTGTTGACCTGAGTGCAACGAATATCAGAGGGCGTTCATTTTCTTGTCTCTGAATTTGCCGGTGTAGCGGGCAAAGGTGATTGCCGGTGATGCATTCTGTCTCGCACAGCTCGGCCCCTAGTGGGGTCTGCAAAAAGCAGCTGATCGACACGTGCAAGAAGCGCTGCTTCCATAACCTATTCAAGAGGTCGGGCAGTCATGTCTACGGAGGGCCGGGGCCCGCCAATTCGTGGTTTAAACTTTATGCTAAAAGCGGCCTTAAATGACGATTCTAATCTTGAAGGTGAACCGATATAGTTTATTATTTGTCTGATGAACGGAATTTAAGGTCGCTTTTCTGAGTGAAAATAAACCAGTTGCTACAGAAGATCCCGCGTGGCGCTGTCGTGACGACCGCTTGGCTGGCGTCACACGGCGTCACCTCGGATCAGGCGCGTAAGCTGGCCAACAGTGGCTGGCTGCAACGCGTTGGGCACGGCGCATACTGCCAAGCGGGGGAGCCTCTTACTTGGGAGAGCGCTGTTTTCGCCCTGCAGGCGATCGACGGCTTGGGGATGCCAACATTTTGGCTGGGTGGCCAAACGGCCTTGGCACTGCATGGCTTTGCCCACTATCTACCCATGGGGGAGCGTATAACGCATCTGTATGGTAAGGAGGCTATTCGGCTGCCTCGATGGTTGAGAGACACCGAGTGGGCAGGGCCGTTGGTGCTCCACTCTGAAAAGGGTCTGCCAGCGCAGCTTCCCGGCAGTTTCACGGACTACGCACCGGATGGCAGGGCTTTCAGCTTGCAGGTATCGACCCCCGAGCGAGCCGTCCTAGAGTGGATTGCCGTGACATCGAATGAACTGCTGTTCAGCAGTGAACTGGTGGACACCTTTAGCGGGCTTAACACGCTGCGTCCACGTCGGCTGCAGGCATTGTTGGAGGGATGCCGTTCGGTGAGAACCAAGCGTGCCTTCTTGGTGTTGGCTCGCCACGCCGGACATGCTTGGTACGGTCGCCTAGAACCTCGTCGACTGGATCTCGGTAAAGGCAAGCGCCAGCTCTGCCGAGGCGGCAAGCTGGATAGGGAATATCACGTGACGGTGCCGGAGGTATTCCTGCATGCCGATTGAAGCTCGCTACCACGAACAGGTACGGCTGTTGGTCTCGCTGTTGCCTTTCCTCAATGACGAGC
It includes:
- a CDS encoding M20 metallopeptidase family protein codes for the protein MFTDSQLETARSLRHHFHQHPELKFEETQTAKVVAERLRELGYKVTEGIAETGVLAELDTGRPGPVIAFRADMDALPIDEANTFSHCSTKRGLMHACGHDGHTATLLLAAEAIMEQRGTLSGHLKLIFQPAEEGGNGAARMIEEGVLENPKVSAIFGYHNRPNFPAGQVFVKPGPAMGGNDTFRVTVEGKTGHAAMPHLAVDAIYVGTSIIQQLQGLVARHKSPLEAGVITIAAFHAGDAANIIPSEAEILINIRSDRTSSRDALAGQLEQVISGVCSAHGASYRMTHELEIPPLLNDAEWSDKVLEIARHHQVSDDIKKLDYMPTMGAEDFAFYLREIPGCFFFVGNGDSAYLHNEHYDFNDDILPVAGGVFLSLAKDLLARD
- a CDS encoding type IV toxin-antitoxin system AbiEi family antitoxin domain-containing protein, coding for MLQKIPRGAVVTTAWLASHGVTSDQARKLANSGWLQRVGHGAYCQAGEPLTWESAVFALQAIDGLGMPTFWLGGQTALALHGFAHYLPMGERITHLYGKEAIRLPRWLRDTEWAGPLVLHSEKGLPAQLPGSFTDYAPDGRAFSLQVSTPERAVLEWIAVTSNELLFSSELVDTFSGLNTLRPRRLQALLEGCRSVRTKRAFLVLARHAGHAWYGRLEPRRLDLGKGKRQLCRGGKLDREYHVTVPEVFLHAD